In the genome of Paenibacillus sp. FSL R5-0766, one region contains:
- a CDS encoding ROK family protein has product MRIGAIEAGGTKFVCGVGNEHGQIEDRISFPTEHPETTLAKVIDYFRDKDVEALGIGSFGPIDLQPDSPTYGYITTTPKPGWGNCNVVGTLKHEFPVPFGWDTDVNAAALGEVTWGAAEGLDNCVYYTIGTGVGVGLVAGGQRVHGLLHPEGGHIRTRRHPDDHFAGLCPYHGDCLEGMAAGPAIEARWQSPGSELPADHLAWEIESFYIAESITTAILLHSPQKIILGGGVMQQDHLFPMIRERVVRNLNGYVNAASITQHIDQYIVQPGLGQHAGLCGALALGLEALQQAAQASHAS; this is encoded by the coding sequence ATGCGCATTGGAGCCATAGAAGCGGGCGGAACAAAGTTTGTATGTGGTGTAGGTAATGAACATGGACAGATTGAAGATCGGATCAGCTTTCCAACAGAACATCCGGAGACCACTCTTGCCAAGGTGATCGACTATTTCAGGGATAAAGATGTGGAAGCCCTGGGGATTGGCTCCTTTGGTCCGATTGATCTGCAACCGGATAGTCCCACCTATGGTTATATTACGACCACACCTAAGCCTGGGTGGGGAAACTGTAATGTGGTTGGAACCTTGAAGCATGAATTTCCGGTTCCTTTTGGATGGGATACGGATGTGAATGCTGCCGCGCTCGGTGAAGTGACGTGGGGAGCGGCGGAAGGACTGGACAACTGTGTATATTACACGATTGGCACAGGAGTTGGTGTCGGACTTGTGGCAGGGGGCCAACGAGTACACGGATTGTTACATCCCGAGGGTGGACATATTCGCACAAGACGCCATCCGGATGATCACTTTGCCGGATTATGCCCGTATCATGGTGATTGCCTGGAGGGGATGGCTGCAGGACCAGCCATAGAAGCACGGTGGCAGAGCCCTGGCAGTGAACTGCCGGCAGACCATCTGGCGTGGGAGATTGAATCCTTTTACATTGCGGAGTCGATTACAACTGCCATTCTGCTGCATTCGCCGCAGAAGATCATCTTGGGCGGTGGTGTGATGCAGCAAGATCATCTGTTTCCTATGATCCGGGAGCGGGTAGTGCGGAATCTCAATGGTTATGTGAATGCAGCTTCAATTACGCAACATATCGATCAATATATTGTCCAACCCGGATTGGGCCAGCATGCAGGCCTGTGTGGTGCACTCGCTTTGGGTCTGGAAGCATTGCAACAAGCAGCACAAGCTTCACATGCTTCGTAG
- a CDS encoding ABC-2 family transporter protein → MKRNLKIYFILLYANLRVLVRFRADFILLILSGSLTQSLGVIFILTIFNRIPSIDGWNLQEILLIYSIVYVIEGLVSIFFDGLWSLTSVVNSGEFDRILLRPVSPMIQIATLGFGSQGIGNSIIGLVLLSYSMIHLDLLSTLNILLVIVFIILGVIIRVSINYCVATISFWTKNGNPLMIANYSLSEFSKYPMSIYSLPLQALIVVVPYAFISYVPTVILLQKEGSLIFLSMYPLIIAYSVYCMLRLFGIAIKRYESSGH, encoded by the coding sequence ATGAAAAGGAATCTAAAAATTTACTTTATTTTGCTCTATGCTAATCTTAGGGTTTTAGTAAGATTTCGTGCCGATTTCATTTTATTAATTTTAAGTGGAAGCTTAACTCAATCCTTAGGTGTTATTTTTATATTAACCATCTTCAATAGAATTCCTAGTATTGATGGGTGGAATCTTCAAGAGATTCTTCTGATATATTCCATTGTTTATGTAATTGAGGGATTGGTGTCAATTTTCTTTGATGGATTATGGTCTCTCACATCAGTTGTCAACTCTGGTGAGTTTGATAGAATTCTACTGAGGCCAGTCTCTCCTATGATTCAAATAGCAACTCTTGGATTTGGATCTCAAGGAATTGGTAATAGCATAATAGGATTAGTACTTTTGAGTTATTCTATGATTCATTTAGATCTGTTGAGTACTTTGAATATATTGCTGGTTATAGTATTCATAATTCTTGGAGTTATCATTCGTGTATCAATAAATTATTGTGTTGCGACTATCTCTTTTTGGACTAAAAATGGAAATCCTTTGATGATAGCTAACTATAGTCTTTCAGAATTTTCTAAATACCCTATGAGTATATATAGCCTTCCATTGCAAGCTCTTATAGTAGTAGTTCCGTATGCCTTTATAAGCTATGTTCCTACCGTAATATTATTACAAAAAGAAGGATCGTTAATATTTTTATCAATGTATCCTCTGATAATCGCATATAGTGTCTATTGTATGCTTAGATTGTTTGGGATAGCCATTAAGAGATATGAAAGTTCAGGTCACTGA
- a CDS encoding glycosyltransferase has product MRLYFFVDYKLGGRGGMETVINLIATSLLKRGHELKLILTEKSDDPYWERFLPVEHMFSVETKFQDEEDKFSTQLLECVNIIKKEPFPDAIVTLSPFSTKIASEAVKILDIYCSVVTWLHFNLTNIRKWEMVSYADGHLCISSGLLKDLEKFTPQIPSKLIYNPVVLGDQLIPRSSSGRIELLYVGRLYNYQKRVDLIINALSQIQGDWHLTIIGEGKNYPDLIELAEQKEINDKISWLGWKDDPWSCIREVDVLLLASNYEGFGLVLAEALSRGITVVSSDCPSGPTDIVRNGENGWLFPSGDEEALVDILDGIINKSLKLPESEICSQSVERFSTEQVSNKFEEELLNIVQLKLEKL; this is encoded by the coding sequence GTGAGATTATATTTTTTTGTCGATTATAAACTTGGCGGACGTGGCGGTATGGAAACAGTGATTAATTTGATTGCTACATCACTATTGAAACGTGGGCATGAATTAAAGCTTATATTAACTGAAAAATCTGATGATCCTTATTGGGAAAGGTTTCTACCAGTGGAACATATGTTTAGTGTTGAAACTAAGTTTCAAGATGAGGAAGATAAGTTTTCGACTCAATTGTTAGAATGTGTGAATATTATTAAAAAGGAACCGTTCCCTGATGCTATTGTTACACTTTCTCCTTTCTCAACTAAAATAGCGAGTGAAGCAGTAAAAATTCTAGATATATATTGTAGTGTAGTCACTTGGCTTCATTTCAATCTAACAAATATAAGAAAGTGGGAAATGGTTTCTTACGCTGATGGTCACCTTTGTATTAGCAGTGGTTTACTTAAGGATTTAGAGAAATTCACTCCTCAAATACCAAGTAAATTAATATACAATCCCGTTGTTTTAGGAGATCAATTAATACCTAGATCAAGTTCCGGGAGGATCGAATTACTGTATGTTGGTAGATTGTATAATTATCAGAAGAGAGTAGATTTAATAATCAATGCTTTGTCACAAATCCAAGGGGATTGGCATTTGACAATTATTGGTGAGGGGAAAAATTATCCGGATTTAATTGAATTAGCTGAACAAAAAGAAATAAATGACAAAATTAGTTGGTTAGGTTGGAAGGATGACCCATGGTCATGTATACGAGAAGTAGATGTTTTATTGCTTGCTTCAAACTACGAAGGCTTTGGTCTTGTTTTAGCAGAAGCTCTTTCTAGAGGAATAACGGTTGTTTCAAGTGATTGTCCATCCGGCCCAACAGACATTGTGAGAAATGGTGAAAATGGATGGCTATTTCCGTCAGGAGATGAAGAAGCGCTTGTCGATATTTTGGACGGTATCATCAATAAATCTTTAAAATTACCAGAATCTGAAATTTGCTCACAATCAGTAGAACGTTTTAGTACTGAACAAGTATCCAATAAATTTGAGGAAGAACTTCTAAATATAGTTCAATTAAAATTAGAAAAGCTTTGA
- a CDS encoding ATP-binding cassette domain-containing protein has translation MIKVENLKKIYKQPIKETGLRGSIKHFFAPKHVYKNAVDDINFEILEGESVAYLGKNGAGKSTTIKMLTGILQPSEGKISINNIDLKTQKLEYKKQIGVVFGQRTQLWWDLPISESFNLIRDIYEIDDKTYKENLRVFNEILNLGEFSHLSARKISLGQRMKADIAAALLHNPKILYLDEPTIGLDIVAKEKIRAFLKFINKEYKTTILLTTHDIGDIEEICERLILIDSGKVFYDGRVDYILDTYGRFRKIHVRTEDFVDISKLYNQINGSNISIEGTSDREFSISFDSTKISMKEVLDGTMRVVDIIDMQTEQTGIEHILKQVYEGTLNLGKEEDN, from the coding sequence ATGATTAAAGTTGAAAATTTAAAAAAAATTTATAAACAACCTATAAAAGAAACTGGTTTAAGGGGAAGTATAAAGCATTTTTTTGCACCGAAACATGTTTATAAAAATGCAGTGGATGATATAAATTTTGAAATTCTAGAGGGAGAAAGCGTTGCTTATTTAGGTAAAAATGGTGCAGGAAAATCTACGACTATTAAGATGCTAACAGGTATTTTGCAACCTAGTGAAGGTAAAATCTCCATTAACAACATTGACTTGAAAACACAAAAATTAGAGTACAAGAAACAAATTGGAGTAGTATTTGGTCAAAGGACTCAATTGTGGTGGGATCTACCAATATCTGAGTCGTTTAATTTGATAAGAGATATATATGAGATTGATGACAAAACTTACAAAGAAAATTTGAGAGTGTTTAATGAAATACTTAATTTAGGTGAATTTTCACATCTTTCTGCTAGAAAAATATCTTTAGGTCAAAGAATGAAAGCTGATATAGCAGCAGCTTTATTACATAACCCTAAAATTTTATATCTTGATGAACCGACCATAGGACTAGATATTGTTGCTAAAGAAAAAATACGAGCTTTTTTGAAATTTATCAATAAGGAATATAAAACTACGATCTTACTTACCACACATGATATTGGAGATATAGAAGAGATTTGTGAGAGGCTAATTTTGATTGATTCAGGAAAGGTGTTTTATGACGGAAGAGTAGACTATATATTAGATACCTACGGCCGATTTAGAAAAATTCATGTCAGAACAGAGGATTTTGTTGATATTAGTAAACTGTACAATCAGATTAACGGTTCAAATATAAGTATAGAGGGAACTTCAGATAGAGAATTTTCCATTTCTTTCGATTCTACTAAAATATCAATGAAGGAAGTACTTGATGGAACTATGCGTGTTGTAGACATAATTGATATGCAAACTGAGCAAACAGGAATTGAACATATATTGAAACAAGTTTATGAGGGCACACTTAATCTTGGGAAAGAGGAAGACAATTGA
- a CDS encoding GNAT family N-acetyltransferase yields MNQITMRQAVQTDQEQLADLRALVLYDDLTRLGRYDDVKVRERFRNTFDPAHTHIIEFGGSMVGCVSLKPKSEAYLLEHFYIHPDYQGQRIGTQVLNMLLEQDEVQGRRVILNVLQGSPARRLYERFGFILDSEYEVDVFMSVKVLE; encoded by the coding sequence ATGAACCAAATAACGATGCGTCAAGCTGTACAGACAGACCAAGAGCAACTGGCCGATTTGCGGGCGTTGGTATTATACGATGATTTAACCAGACTGGGAAGGTACGATGATGTGAAAGTACGTGAACGTTTCCGGAATACATTCGACCCTGCCCACACCCATATTATTGAATTTGGAGGATCAATGGTGGGTTGTGTATCATTGAAGCCCAAGTCTGAGGCATATCTATTGGAACATTTCTATATACATCCCGATTATCAAGGCCAGAGAATAGGAACTCAGGTACTGAACATGCTGCTGGAACAGGATGAAGTTCAGGGGAGACGGGTTATTTTAAATGTTTTGCAAGGAAGCCCTGCTCGGCGATTGTATGAACGATTTGGATTCATATTGGACAGTGAATATGAGGTCGATGTATTTATGTCGGTCAAAGTGCTGGAATAG
- a CDS encoding S-layer homology domain-containing protein, whose amino-acid sequence MSSENSYLFSAKYKRFTKSLLALLLTISMIFSWLPQAQASTDPVIHIGEVSGKPGDIVEVPVTYDSKDTNFSFYHSDLTFAYDPAVLELVDGDEVVNQQAYEKYLGAGITKNTSVPGFIQIVMTTQSFINESTVMYSLHFKIKGSATASASSVNLHSGALIKEIDLSQVTGENGQVTVLSEDKPIGNVLVSIGSAQGKAGDKVTLPVDTVSLDQPIGSFGVRLKYNPAALQVINVTGDVPGIQYNANNETGSVIVGWSDEDGGQSPIPASESPQALFKIEFTIASAAITGEYPVQVVDTTLPEHFTVTDADAMEMNKQILPGKISVVGSPVTPTTPSNPGSSGSGSSSSGSSTPSTPASTSEKITVNVTNERNINAVVSATIIERTTGADGRKKDEVNLTAEQTSRAIESLKKAGSNIARIMIPDEKDEVSELNVKLPAKSTSLMADEKMNLYIETDNASLQLPANSLQGLGSDIFFHLVPIKDTAGREVAEQRIQNDPLIVKSSSNTADLRLVGRPMTIETNMSSRPVTVVLPIRETNLTQRELDKLQVFIEHSDGTKELVKGKIVKFNGTDQPGIEFEVTKFSTFSMILMNDTHSSAYIQGYADGTFRPNQEVQRVEMAALLSRILPSDSVEATLDTSYRDMPAAEWAREAITKATAGGYMRGNAAGDFMPERSITRAEMAVIIERLLNRKDITGAVTTTELTKEATDITLHWALEAVQRVLATGVMSVSPDGAFRPNEAVTRAEAVTLLNRLVHIEPELSGTSRWKDVSASHWAYGAIQAASQN is encoded by the coding sequence TTGTCGAGCGAGAACTCTTATTTATTTTCAGCAAAATATAAACGATTCACGAAATCGCTTCTGGCTCTGCTACTCACGATTTCCATGATCTTCTCGTGGCTGCCTCAGGCGCAGGCCAGTACAGATCCCGTAATTCATATTGGAGAAGTATCCGGCAAACCGGGGGATATCGTGGAAGTACCTGTAACCTATGATTCCAAAGATACAAACTTTTCTTTTTATCACTCTGATCTGACCTTTGCCTATGATCCGGCAGTGCTTGAACTGGTGGATGGGGATGAGGTCGTGAACCAGCAAGCTTATGAAAAATATCTTGGAGCTGGCATAACTAAAAATACTTCTGTTCCAGGTTTCATTCAGATTGTAATGACGACGCAAAGTTTCATTAATGAATCTACAGTGATGTATTCCCTTCATTTCAAAATCAAGGGTAGTGCGACTGCCAGTGCAAGTTCAGTAAACCTTCATTCAGGGGCATTGATTAAGGAAATTGATCTGTCTCAGGTAACTGGGGAAAATGGACAAGTTACTGTGCTGTCAGAGGATAAGCCGATTGGTAATGTACTTGTTTCGATCGGATCAGCGCAAGGAAAAGCTGGTGACAAGGTCACGCTCCCGGTGGATACCGTGTCACTTGATCAACCGATTGGGTCTTTCGGGGTACGCTTGAAGTATAATCCCGCAGCCCTTCAGGTGATTAATGTTACAGGTGACGTTCCGGGAATCCAGTATAACGCGAATAATGAGACGGGATCAGTCATCGTGGGCTGGAGTGATGAGGACGGAGGACAGAGTCCAATTCCGGCATCCGAGAGCCCACAGGCGCTGTTCAAAATCGAATTCACGATTGCTTCCGCTGCTATTACAGGAGAGTATCCGGTTCAGGTTGTCGACACAACCCTGCCTGAACACTTTACGGTGACAGATGCTGATGCAATGGAGATGAACAAGCAGATTTTACCGGGCAAAATTTCAGTCGTGGGTTCACCAGTTACGCCAACAACACCATCCAATCCGGGTTCGTCCGGTTCAGGAAGTTCATCCAGTGGTTCCTCAACACCATCCACGCCTGCAAGCACTTCCGAGAAGATTACAGTAAATGTGACCAATGAACGGAACATCAATGCCGTTGTATCGGCAACGATTATAGAGCGAACAACAGGGGCAGATGGACGTAAAAAAGACGAGGTGAATCTGACGGCTGAGCAGACTTCTCGTGCAATTGAAAGCCTGAAGAAGGCCGGTTCGAATATTGCCCGGATCATGATTCCGGATGAGAAAGACGAGGTATCCGAACTGAACGTGAAGCTGCCAGCCAAGTCTACTTCACTGATGGCTGATGAAAAGATGAATCTGTATATTGAAACGGATAATGCTTCCCTGCAACTGCCGGCGAATTCTTTACAGGGACTGGGCTCGGATATATTCTTCCATCTTGTGCCGATCAAGGATACCGCAGGCCGTGAAGTGGCGGAGCAGCGTATCCAGAATGATCCATTAATCGTCAAATCATCATCAAATACTGCGGACCTCCGTTTGGTAGGTCGTCCAATGACCATTGAGACTAATATGAGCAGTCGTCCGGTGACAGTAGTACTGCCAATCCGAGAGACAAACCTGACGCAGAGGGAACTGGACAAGCTGCAAGTATTTATTGAACATAGCGATGGAACGAAGGAACTCGTTAAGGGTAAAATCGTTAAATTTAATGGAACTGATCAACCGGGAATTGAGTTTGAAGTTACCAAGTTCAGCACATTTTCCATGATTCTCATGAACGACACTCATTCCTCCGCCTACATTCAAGGTTATGCGGATGGCACGTTCAGACCGAATCAGGAGGTTCAGCGTGTTGAAATGGCTGCTTTATTATCTCGAATACTTCCGTCTGACAGCGTTGAAGCTACGCTTGATACATCATATCGGGATATGCCTGCTGCAGAATGGGCACGCGAAGCGATTACAAAGGCGACTGCGGGAGGTTATATGCGAGGCAATGCTGCCGGAGATTTCATGCCGGAACGTTCCATCACACGAGCTGAGATGGCGGTCATCATTGAACGGCTTCTGAATCGCAAGGATATCACGGGGGCAGTAACGACAACAGAGCTGACGAAGGAAGCTACGGACATTACATTGCACTGGGCCCTCGAGGCGGTTCAGCGTGTATTGGCAACGGGAGTCATGAGTGTGTCTCCAGACGGAGCATTTCGTCCAAACGAAGCCGTGACACGAGCGGAGGCGGTTACTTTGCTGAATCGTCTGGTTCATATTGAACCTGAACTGTCCGGCACTTCCAGATGGAAGGATGTATCTGCAAGTCACTGGGCTTATGGCGCAATCCAGGCTGCATCCCAGAATTAA
- a CDS encoding dockerin type I domain-containing protein, whose product MSLHTKKGARVKRTRWSVLALVITLLTSVGFPSSLALAATEPISLSGPSDIEFYTTANGETEMLIADTGNNRVIRATPEGEVLSTIEVNNVTAVTMSNDGLIYAAESGASLQIHIFNPDGTVNATPIELNNKYWMNFGQGEIQQRYIRNVIRFKQHNRETIGVTYNEVSLVNDETQIKTKFSYNYLDNSGSGSRMNLEKYSSVIPGNNEGGQNFWYTYNNGIFIYPLVSIQNSTDKLADLTLDVVNKRLYVVSENQIMQTGYEGFVYPNTPVLSTWVSGNEAYPIDLSNQIAFEPEGELYMADTARDRIVVFSADGTSARILGLSKDDTPKPTAGTFSKTVIKGLPIAFTSTDFDSNYADPENRPMTDIRIVSLPDSGKLQLNGTDVVKDQVIPVAELNTLTFIPASAFTGIKTTFGWQANNGTVFSDSVDITIMLRIKGDATGDGVLTPADALLVNKYIKGLITFTPEQIEALDMNDDGVVDAKDSVLIMGVYLGINSLT is encoded by the coding sequence TTGAGTCTACATACTAAAAAGGGTGCAAGAGTCAAGAGAACACGATGGAGTGTGCTTGCTCTAGTCATTACATTACTCACAAGCGTGGGTTTTCCATCTTCGTTGGCCCTGGCTGCAACAGAGCCCATTTCACTAAGCGGACCTTCAGATATTGAATTCTACACGACGGCTAATGGAGAAACAGAGATGCTGATCGCAGACACCGGAAACAATCGGGTTATTCGGGCTACGCCGGAAGGTGAGGTACTATCGACGATAGAGGTCAATAATGTAACGGCGGTAACGATGAGTAACGATGGATTAATCTATGCAGCCGAATCGGGTGCATCATTACAGATCCACATTTTTAACCCGGATGGTACAGTAAATGCGACACCTATCGAATTGAACAATAAGTATTGGATGAACTTTGGTCAAGGCGAGATTCAGCAAAGGTATATCCGAAATGTCATCAGATTTAAACAGCACAACAGAGAAACTATAGGTGTAACCTATAACGAGGTCAGCTTGGTGAATGATGAGACACAGATAAAAACCAAATTTTCCTATAATTACCTGGACAACTCAGGAAGTGGAAGCAGGATGAATTTGGAGAAATACTCTAGTGTAATCCCCGGTAATAACGAGGGGGGGCAAAATTTTTGGTACACCTATAATAATGGAATCTTTATCTACCCTTTGGTTAGTATACAGAATTCAACGGACAAGCTTGCAGATCTGACACTGGATGTAGTAAACAAACGTTTATATGTTGTGAGCGAGAATCAGATTATGCAAACAGGCTATGAAGGCTTCGTATATCCTAACACTCCTGTTCTGAGTACGTGGGTAAGTGGAAACGAGGCATATCCCATTGATCTCAGTAATCAGATTGCTTTTGAACCAGAAGGTGAATTGTATATGGCTGATACAGCGAGAGACCGGATTGTCGTTTTCAGTGCAGACGGAACTTCTGCTCGTATTCTGGGTCTCAGCAAAGATGACACCCCTAAGCCTACAGCAGGTACATTTTCCAAAACAGTTATCAAAGGGTTACCAATAGCCTTTACATCTACTGATTTTGACAGTAATTATGCCGACCCAGAGAACCGACCTATGACGGATATTCGCATCGTATCCCTGCCTGACAGTGGTAAATTGCAGTTGAATGGTACGGACGTTGTGAAGGATCAGGTGATTCCTGTCGCAGAGTTGAATACATTGACCTTCATTCCTGCTTCAGCTTTTACAGGGATAAAGACAACGTTTGGCTGGCAGGCCAACAATGGAACTGTTTTTTCTGATAGCGTGGATATAACGATTATGCTGCGAATTAAAGGTGATGCTACTGGCGATGGTGTGCTTACACCAGCTGATGCGTTATTGGTCAATAAATATATCAAAGGTTTGATCACATTTACACCAGAACAGATTGAAGCACTGGATATGAATGATGACGGTGTAGTCGATGCGAAGGATTCAGTACTGATTATGGGCGTTTACTTGGGCATCAACTCACTAACTTAG
- a CDS encoding ABC-2 family transporter protein: MKKYLSVAKCTLQVKIAYPVTTLIDIFISIISLILMLNLWGTIYAGQSVIAGYTWSDMITYLVLVFIINTDSNSEYRCAKRIIDGSIAITLIRPMSHNKNTMTEIGTTIAFTTVINLVIGFIILLFLGNGYLNFNFNMLFFFFSFINALLIKYLVVYTSSLMSFWTHNVQGVMWTRIAIVNLFSGALVPLEFFPQWLKNICEILPFQTIIHTPISIFLGGNDYTTMISLIMNQFFWILFFCIAVKFIYHFGMKKLTIHGG, from the coding sequence TTGAAAAAATATTTGTCAGTTGCGAAATGTACTCTACAAGTAAAGATAGCTTATCCGGTAACTACCTTAATTGATATATTTATTAGTATTATTTCATTAATCTTAATGTTGAATTTGTGGGGAACGATATATGCAGGACAATCGGTAATTGCTGGATATACGTGGAGTGACATGATAACCTATCTGGTTCTAGTTTTTATTATTAATACTGATTCTAACTCTGAATATAGATGCGCTAAAAGAATTATAGACGGTTCGATTGCTATAACACTCATTCGCCCTATGAGTCACAACAAAAACACTATGACTGAGATTGGGACCACCATTGCTTTTACAACTGTTATTAATCTAGTGATTGGTTTTATTATTCTATTATTTCTAGGTAATGGTTACCTCAACTTTAATTTTAATATGTTATTCTTTTTCTTCAGTTTTATCAATGCCCTTCTTATAAAATATTTAGTTGTTTATACATCCTCGTTAATGTCGTTTTGGACTCATAATGTTCAAGGAGTAATGTGGACAAGAATTGCAATAGTTAATTTGTTCTCAGGGGCGCTTGTTCCCCTCGAGTTTTTTCCTCAGTGGCTGAAAAACATTTGTGAAATTTTACCTTTTCAAACAATTATACATACACCGATAAGTATATTCTTAGGAGGAAACGATTATACAACTATGATAAGTCTTATAATGAATCAATTTTTTTGGATATTGTTCTTTTGCATTGCTGTGAAATTTATTTATCATTTTGGAATGAAAAAATTAACTATACATGGAGGTTAG
- a CDS encoding sugar phosphate isomerase/epimerase, protein MIRGLTNAGLGNIESDEQYITDAAKHGFGSVDLNPLSLIETYGKEQAQHLLESNQVIIGSSGLTVEWRTTDEQFREGLQSLVAMAEASASLDCYSCCTYILPSTDQPAAQFMAAATKRLRLCADILDAYGIKLGLEFVGCHHLRTQWKNPFIWRVEDTLDWIETIHAPNVGLLVDSYHWHTNGLPMEDLLKLKKEQIVHAHINDAYDLPIEELLDYERLYPGEGVIDLGGFLRNLQAIGYNGVVAQEVLAPASELDLEARFAKSKAGFDQVFASI, encoded by the coding sequence ATGATTAGAGGGTTAACGAATGCGGGACTGGGCAACATCGAGTCTGATGAACAATATATCACAGATGCGGCCAAGCACGGATTCGGATCTGTTGATTTGAATCCGCTCTCATTGATTGAAACGTATGGCAAGGAACAGGCGCAACATCTGTTGGAAAGCAATCAGGTGATCATCGGTTCATCGGGTCTGACGGTAGAGTGGCGGACGACAGATGAGCAATTCCGTGAGGGATTGCAATCGTTGGTCGCTATGGCAGAAGCGTCTGCTTCGTTGGACTGTTACAGCTGTTGCACGTATATTTTACCCTCAACGGATCAACCGGCAGCGCAATTTATGGCGGCGGCTACGAAACGTTTGAGACTCTGCGCAGATATCTTGGATGCTTACGGGATTAAGTTGGGTCTGGAGTTTGTGGGATGCCACCATTTGCGGACGCAATGGAAGAATCCGTTTATCTGGCGTGTGGAAGATACGCTGGACTGGATCGAGACGATCCATGCGCCTAACGTTGGCCTGCTCGTAGATTCCTATCACTGGCATACGAATGGTCTACCGATGGAAGATCTGTTGAAGCTGAAGAAAGAGCAGATTGTTCATGCGCATATCAACGATGCCTATGATCTGCCCATTGAAGAATTGCTGGATTATGAGCGTTTATACCCGGGCGAAGGGGTCATTGATCTGGGTGGGTTTCTGAGAAACCTGCAGGCGATTGGCTACAATGGTGTGGTGGCTCAGGAAGTCTTGGCACCAGCATCAGAACTGGATCTGGAGGCGCGGTTCGCCAAGTCGAAAGCAGGCTTTGATCAAGTATTTGCATCGATCTAA